TTCAATGCCGAAAAAGGAAGAGTATTGCGGGAATATCAATTGGTCTATATTACAAAAGGGCGCGGTTTGTTTTCTTCCGATTCTACTCCTGAAAGACAAGTTTGTAAAGGTCGGCTGATGGTGTTGTTTCCCGGACAGTGGCATACTTATTATCCATTGCGGCAGACCGGATGGACGGAATATTACATTGGTTTTGAAGGTCCGGCGATTGATACGATTGTGGGCGATGCCTTTCTTTCTCAGGAAAGACAGATATTGGAAGTCGGTATTAATGAAGAACTGGTATCTTTGTTTTCCCGCGCTTTGGAAGTGGCAGAAGCGGATAAAATATCTGCCCAGCAATACCTTTCCGGAATCGTACTTCACATGATTGGTATGATTCTTTCGATTTCCAAGAATAAGGTCTTCGAGATGAGTGATGTCGATCAGAAGATCGAGCAGGCAAAGATACTTATGAATGAAAATGTATCCGGCAATATTGATCCGGAGGAACTGGCGATGAGACTGAATATCAGTTACTCATGGTTCCGCAGGGTTTTTAAGGAATATACCGGCTATGCACCCGCCAAATATTTTCAGGAACTGAAACTTCGTAAAGCCAAGCAAATGTTGGTGGGAACTTCCCAGTCAGTAAAAGAAATTTCTTTTTTTCTGGGCTTCCAGTCTACCGAATATTTTTTCTCCTTTTTCAAAAAACGTACCGGGCTTACTCCGCTTGAATACCGCTCGTTCGGTCGGGAAGAATAAACATAAAGTTATTTATTGTTAATCTCCTCGATGTGATTTAACCTTTCCGTTTTAATCTGGTCAAATATAATATTGCAATGATGCAATCGGTTTATTATCAGATTAACTATAAAAGAAAAAAGAAATGAAAAGAATCGTATTTTGGATGGTAGCTTTGCTACTGATGAGTGGTGTGGCAATGGCACAAGGAAATCGCCAGGGTGGAAGACAACAGATGGATCCGAAAACCCGTGCGGAACGTATGACAGAGCGTATGGTGAAAGAATACTCTTTGAATGAAGATCAAAAGCAACAATTACAGGATGTCAACCTTACATGGGTGCAAAAGATGGCTGCTAATCAGGGCGGACGTTCGAAAGATAATAAAGCTGCCAAGATGACTAAGGAAGAGCGGGAAAAGAAGATGGCGGAAATGAAGAAGTCCCGTGAAGATTATGATGCCCAGTTGAAGAAGATTATGACTAAAGAACAATACGATAGCTATGTGAAAAAACAGGCTGAACGTGAGAAACAGATGAAAGAAGGGCGTCAGAACCGGCAAAAAAGACAAGGGTAATATAGATTGTAATGAATGGATGTACTTCCTTTCGGAAGAAGAATTAAGGAGATACTACTGATTTTTGAGGTAGTATCTTTTTTGTATTCGGGTGATTCTTATTTTGCTTTTTGAGGTTGTGAACAAGTCACATCCTGCTTGTTTAAAAATGAGTCTCTTATATAGTTAATTTGTTTGTTACTAATTAATTAACCTGTTAATAACTTTGTTGATAACGTGGTTAATATAAGATTGGGGTTGTGAATAAAGGAACTGTAATCAGTAGAATCTTACCGGAGAGAGATAAAAAAAGAACCACTTAAAAAGCGATTCTTTAGTAAGTTGCGGAGATCCGACTCGAACGAATGACCTTTGGGTTATGAGCCCAACGAGCTACCAACTGCTCCACTCCGCGATGTTTAACGGGTGCAAAGGTACGGCTTTTCTTGAATAAAACAAATTATTCTCCAATTATTTTTTAGAAAAAAGATCGAATTATCTATATTGTGCTGAAAATGAGAGAGGTATTGATGGAACTTTTTTTAGTACCTATTAATATACAAATGTTAATATTCTGTGCGTTTTCTTGTGTGGTCTAAAGAAAAGAATTACTTTTGCTCAAAATATTCAGCAATGTGCAATTTGTATAACCTATGACCGTATCAAAAACGAAAGCCAAGTTAGTAGACGTTGCCCGCCAGCTTTTTGCAAAGATGGGGGTGGAGAACACTACGATGAATGATATCGCCCTCACTTCGAAAAAAGGTAGAAGAACGCTTTATACCTATTTTAAAAGTAAGGATGAAATCTATTTGGCTGTTGTAGAATCGGAATTGGATATCTTGTCGGATATGATGAAGAGGGTGGCTGATAAAAACATTTCGCCGGACGACAAACTGTTGGAACTGATATATACCCGATTGGATGCAGTAAAGGAGGTCGTTTATCGGAATGGAACCCTGCGTGCTTATTTCTTCCGTGATATATGGCGGGTAGAAAAAGTGCGAAAGAAATTTGATGCGAAAGAAATCCAGATTTTTAAAGCTGTGTTGTTGGAGGGACAGGCGAAAGGAGTGTTTCACATTGATGATGTGGAGATGACTGCCGATTTGATACATTACTGTGTGAAGGGAATTGAAGTTCCTTATATCCGTGGGCATATAGGAGCTCATCTGGACGAAGAAACAAGAAATAAATATGTGTCCAACATTGTGTTTGGCGCACTGCATAGAACAGAAATTTAATTAAATAACTTTTAGTATGGGATTATTAGACGGAAAAACAGCCATTGTAACCGGTGCCGCCCGTGGTATTGGCAAGGCTATCGCTCTGAAGTTTGCTGCCGAAGGTGCAAACATTGCATTTACTGACCTGGTCATTGACGAAAATGCAGAAAAAACAAGGGTAGAACTGGAAGCAATGGGTGTGAAAGCCAAAGGTTATGCTTCTAACGCTGCTAACTTTGAAGATACTGCAAAGGTCGTAGAAGAAATCCATAAGGACTTCGGACGTATCGATATTCTGGTGAACAATGCCGGTATCACTCGTGACGGTCTGATGATGCGTATGAGCGAACAACAATGGGATATGGTAATCAATGTGAACCTGAAGTCTGCATTTAACTTCATCCACGCTTGTACACCTGTTATGATGCGTCAGAAAGCTGGTAGCATTATCAACATGGCATCTGTAGTGGGTGTTCACGGTAATGCGGGACAGGCTAACTATGCTGCTTCCAAAGCCGGCATGAT
This sequence is a window from Bacteroides thetaiotaomicron VPI-5482. Protein-coding genes within it:
- a CDS encoding AraC family transcriptional regulator codes for the protein MTEDNNLGLEFKYLIVNDMDRKFGLWVNTVGYQSIPPDSPYPLKEHPSGYYFNAEKGRVLREYQLVYITKGRGLFSSDSTPERQVCKGRLMVLFPGQWHTYYPLRQTGWTEYYIGFEGPAIDTIVGDAFLSQERQILEVGINEELVSLFSRALEVAEADKISAQQYLSGIVLHMIGMILSISKNKVFEMSDVDQKIEQAKILMNENVSGNIDPEELAMRLNISYSWFRRVFKEYTGYAPAKYFQELKLRKAKQMLVGTSQSVKEISFFLGFQSTEYFFSFFKKRTGLTPLEYRSFGREE
- a CDS encoding DUF4890 domain-containing protein, which gives rise to MKRIVFWMVALLLMSGVAMAQGNRQGGRQQMDPKTRAERMTERMVKEYSLNEDQKQQLQDVNLTWVQKMAANQGGRSKDNKAAKMTKEEREKKMAEMKKSREDYDAQLKKIMTKEQYDSYVKKQAEREKQMKEGRQNRQKRQG
- a CDS encoding TetR/AcrR family transcriptional regulator, translating into MTVSKTKAKLVDVARQLFAKMGVENTTMNDIALTSKKGRRTLYTYFKSKDEIYLAVVESELDILSDMMKRVADKNISPDDKLLELIYTRLDAVKEVVYRNGTLRAYFFRDIWRVEKVRKKFDAKEIQIFKAVLLEGQAKGVFHIDDVEMTADLIHYCVKGIEVPYIRGHIGAHLDEETRNKYVSNIVFGALHRTEI
- the fabG gene encoding 3-oxoacyl-[acyl-carrier-protein] reductase; this translates as MGLLDGKTAIVTGAARGIGKAIALKFAAEGANIAFTDLVIDENAEKTRVELEAMGVKAKGYASNAANFEDTAKVVEEIHKDFGRIDILVNNAGITRDGLMMRMSEQQWDMVINVNLKSAFNFIHACTPVMMRQKAGSIINMASVVGVHGNAGQANYAASKAGMIALAKSIAQELGSRGIRANAIAPGFILTDMTAALSDEVRAEWAKKIPLRRGGTPEDVANIATFLASDMSSYVSGQVIQVDGGMNM